The proteins below come from a single Magallana gigas chromosome 10, xbMagGiga1.1, whole genome shotgun sequence genomic window:
- the LOC136272268 gene encoding tyrosine-protein kinase receptor Tie-1-like — MRLAARNVFLNKSLSAKIAGFGPRQGDDEDESGKKERIPLKWMAPECLNKTGTASEKSDVWSYGISIWEIFSIGATPYEDVRSRDLPKWIKQGNRLSKPEYTDD, encoded by the exons ATGAGGCTTGCAGCCAGAAACGTATTTCTGAACAAGAGCTTGAGTGCGAAAATAGCAGGATTTGGTCCTAGGCAAGGTGATGATGAGGATGAGTCAGGCAAAAAG gAAAGAATCCCCTTAAAATGGATGGCCCCTGAATGCTTGAACAAAACTGGAACTGCCTCTGAGAAGAGTGATGTTTGGTCATATGGAATAAGCATCTGGGAAATCTTCTCCATAG GTGCAACGCCTTACGAAGATGTAAGAAGCAGAGATCTTCCGAAATGGATCAAACAAGGAAACCGTCTGAGTAAACCTGAATATACCGACGACTAG